The Lepisosteus oculatus isolate fLepOcu1 chromosome 4, fLepOcu1.hap2, whole genome shotgun sequence genome window below encodes:
- the lsm3 gene encoding U6 snRNA-associated Sm-like protein LSm3 has protein sequence MADEVDQQQTANTVEEPLDLIRLSLDERIYVKMRNDRELRGRLHAYDQHLNMILGDVEETVTTVEIDEETYEEIYKSTKRNIPMLFVRGDGVVLVAPPLRVG, from the exons ATGGCGGATGAGGTGGACCAg cAACAGACTGCCAACACTGTTGAGGAGCCTTTGGATCTCATCAGGCTTAGTCTTGATGAGCGTATCTATGTGAAAATGCGCAATGACAGAGAGCTAAGAGGAAGGCTACAC GCATATGATCAGCATTTAAACATGATACTGGGAGATGTTGAAGAAACAGTAACCACGGTAGAAATTGACGAAGAAACTTATGAAGAAATTTACaaa TCCACAAAGAGGAACATCCCAATGCTGTTTGTTCGGGGAGATGGTGTAGTTTTGGTTGCTCCTCCACTCAGAGTTGGTTAG